In one window of Pseudodesulfovibrio sediminis DNA:
- the hslV gene encoding ATP-dependent protease subunit HslV: MELRGTTIIAVKDDKGTAVAGDGQVTFGQSVVMKHTARKVRRIYKDKVTVGFAGATADAFTLSERFETKLETYSGNLLRAAVELAKDWRTDKYLRKLEAMLLAADGEHILIISGTGDVIEPDDGVAAIGSGGSYALAAGRALQQNTGLSAADIAKKAMEIAADICVYTNNNIVIEAQNK; this comes from the coding sequence ATGGAACTCAGAGGAACAACCATAATAGCGGTTAAAGATGACAAGGGAACTGCCGTGGCCGGTGACGGTCAGGTCACCTTTGGTCAGTCGGTGGTCATGAAGCATACCGCCCGAAAAGTACGCCGCATTTACAAGGACAAGGTAACCGTGGGCTTTGCCGGTGCGACCGCTGACGCCTTCACCCTGTCCGAACGCTTTGAAACCAAACTGGAAACATACTCCGGCAACCTGCTCAGGGCCGCTGTGGAGCTGGCCAAGGATTGGCGCACCGACAAATACCTGCGCAAGCTCGAAGCCATGCTGCTGGCTGCGGACGGCGAACACATCCTCATCATCTCCGGCACCGGTGACGTCATCGAACCGGACGACGGTGTGGCAGCCATCGGCTCCGGCGGGTCCTATGCCCTGGCCGCTGGCAGAGCGTTGCAGCAGAACACGGGCCTGTCTGCCGCAGACATCGCCAAAAAAGCCATGGAGATCGCAGCCGACATCTGTGTCTACACCAACAACAACATTGTGATCGAAGCACAGAATAAATAA
- a CDS encoding macro domain-containing protein, whose protein sequence is MQIWNFTDGQLIIRQDDITALKFDAIVNAANSRLAGGGGVDGAIHRRAGYVELQGACQEIIRTIGSLPPGEAIITPGFNLPSAHIIHTVGPIWRGGTNNEPRLLENAYSNCLRLAHEHAIQTIAFPAISCGVYGYPVKDAARIALLTIQKGLEAELVNEVTMVLHGDTAYTTWIDVANDIL, encoded by the coding sequence ATGCAAATATGGAACTTCACCGATGGACAGCTGATCATCCGCCAAGACGATATCACCGCGTTAAAATTCGACGCCATCGTCAATGCGGCCAACTCCCGTCTGGCCGGTGGTGGAGGTGTGGACGGTGCCATTCACCGCAGAGCCGGATATGTCGAACTGCAGGGAGCCTGTCAGGAAATCATCCGTACAATCGGCTCTCTGCCGCCGGGCGAAGCCATCATCACCCCCGGATTCAACCTGCCGTCCGCCCATATCATCCATACCGTCGGCCCTATCTGGCGCGGCGGAACAAACAACGAGCCCAGACTGCTTGAGAATGCATACAGCAACTGCCTGCGGCTCGCTCACGAACACGCAATCCAGACCATAGCCTTCCCGGCCATTTCCTGCGGCGTCTACGGATATCCCGTCAAGGACGCGGCGCGTATTGCGCTCCTCACCATACAAAAAGGGCTTGAGGCGGAATTGGTCAACGAAGTAACCATGGTCCTTCACGGCGACACGGCCTACACAACATGGATCGACGTTGCCAACGACATTCTATAA
- a CDS encoding ATP-binding response regulator codes for MADRERILIVDDQPENISIMIEALQASYDLMAATDGETALERANGEAKPDLILLDVLMPGMNGHDVCRFLKAESATRDIPVIFVTALDKPDDEAKGLELGAVDYITKPISPPVVEARVRAHLQVTQARRVLLHQNETLENRVREKAADVIRMQQERVEGLNNFANAVAHQIRNPVMSIGGMAGLLVKKADVGTPLAEYAQAVYENSVRLENLVNVISEYVTLTVDKTGAVSIRTVVEEAVAQVESLAGECACTVAFQMQIADREVVADHNLLRMALVEILKNSIEFCETGSVTVAIEGGFGVCQENLSATEQFYATECRFGLCIKDDGPGIPREHLPYILDPFFTTKALGVGLGLTKAKRILCDELGGSMVVDSTPGEGTSVTLSFAQC; via the coding sequence ATGGCAGACCGAGAGCGCATACTCATAGTTGATGATCAACCCGAGAATATTTCCATCATGATCGAGGCCTTGCAGGCATCGTATGACCTGATGGCCGCGACTGATGGCGAAACCGCGTTGGAGCGGGCAAATGGCGAGGCCAAGCCGGATCTCATTCTGCTTGATGTGCTCATGCCCGGCATGAATGGGCATGATGTCTGCCGATTTCTGAAAGCCGAATCCGCCACCAGGGATATCCCTGTCATTTTTGTTACAGCCCTTGATAAGCCTGACGATGAAGCCAAGGGGCTGGAGTTGGGGGCTGTGGATTATATCACCAAGCCCATAAGCCCTCCTGTTGTGGAAGCCCGTGTGCGGGCCCATCTTCAGGTCACCCAAGCCCGTCGGGTGCTGTTGCATCAGAACGAGACCTTGGAAAACAGGGTACGGGAAAAGGCCGCGGATGTGATCCGCATGCAGCAGGAGCGGGTGGAAGGACTGAATAATTTTGCCAATGCCGTGGCGCATCAGATTCGAAATCCGGTCATGTCCATAGGCGGTATGGCGGGGCTGCTGGTCAAGAAGGCCGATGTGGGAACGCCTCTGGCCGAGTATGCTCAGGCTGTGTATGAAAATTCAGTCCGACTGGAGAATCTGGTCAATGTCATCAGCGAGTACGTTACTCTGACCGTGGATAAGACCGGCGCGGTCTCGATACGCACGGTTGTTGAAGAAGCTGTTGCACAGGTCGAGTCCCTTGCCGGTGAGTGTGCCTGTACTGTGGCATTTCAGATGCAAATAGCCGACCGTGAGGTCGTGGCGGACCACAACCTGCTGCGCATGGCGCTTGTGGAAATTCTCAAGAATTCCATAGAGTTTTGTGAAACAGGATCCGTCACGGTTGCCATCGAGGGGGGATTCGGCGTTTGTCAGGAGAACTTGTCGGCAACAGAGCAGTTCTATGCCACCGAGTGCCGGTTCGGGCTGTGCATCAAGGATGACGGGCCCGGTATTCCTCGGGAGCATCTCCCCTATATCCTTGACCCGTTCTTCACCACCAAGGCGCTGGGGGTCGGGCTGGGGCTGACCAAGGCCAAGCGCATCCTCTGCGATGAACTGGGCGGTTCAATGGTGGTGGACTCCACTCCGGGAGAGGGGACATCTGTGACCCTGTCGTTCGCTCAGTGCTAG
- a CDS encoding chloride channel protein, whose amino-acid sequence MSLRVIARLINYWADLLKSYRTVTAFRWLVIGVLVGTFSGLVAAGFFWLVEFGKFIIQHNMAGIVSPEPAGEGIFHGHAGAFRPWVIPVCTTGTALLTGWLVQRFIPDTIDGGTDGTDATINAFHNQGGIIRPRVAIIRGLCSVLTIASGGSAGREGPITQMGAGLGAWLAKVFNLSAKERRVLLLAGAAGGLGAIFRAPLGGALTAVEVIYREDFEAEAILPSVMSSVVSYSIFTFFYGTEPIFGIPRFSFHDPRELIFYALLAFVCAAVGWMYIKTFHVIKYHIFFPVREKVGIIWSMGLGGLAMGLLGIAYPYTATDGLITGGILSGGYGWLELAILGQIPALGMCYIIIGKTVATSITIGSGMSGGMFAPALFVGGMSGGLVGKIGHEYFPNIVTQPGAYILVGMAAFFAGVANAPIGPLIMVTELTQGYGLLAPLMLASALCIVLGRNFSLYEHQVENKFDSPAHTEDATINVLEQMHVSDFYDPHDVIVLEEGTTLKALTDIIANSDQLYFPVRRSEDGWYVGMISIHNVRNWMFEEELHDLVVVKDLMSRPVYVRPDYDLYQALLRFVNTDYGQIPVVAQTNTSDIIGLINRDDVFQAYAEAIAEVKGVDIESTFKAD is encoded by the coding sequence ATGTCCCTCCGAGTTATTGCCCGTCTCATCAACTACTGGGCTGACCTACTCAAATCGTACCGCACCGTCACCGCTTTCAGATGGCTTGTCATCGGCGTTCTTGTCGGCACCTTTTCCGGCCTTGTGGCCGCCGGTTTTTTCTGGCTGGTGGAATTCGGCAAATTCATCATCCAGCACAACATGGCAGGCATCGTTTCCCCGGAACCGGCAGGTGAAGGCATCTTTCACGGACACGCAGGCGCATTTCGCCCCTGGGTCATCCCTGTGTGCACCACCGGCACAGCCCTGCTGACCGGCTGGCTTGTTCAGCGCTTCATCCCGGACACCATTGATGGCGGTACTGACGGCACTGACGCAACCATCAACGCCTTTCACAACCAGGGCGGCATCATCAGACCACGGGTCGCCATCATTCGCGGTCTGTGCTCAGTGCTGACCATCGCCTCGGGTGGCTCTGCCGGTCGGGAAGGCCCTATCACCCAGATGGGCGCAGGTCTGGGAGCATGGCTGGCCAAGGTATTCAATCTTTCCGCCAAAGAGCGCCGCGTGCTTCTGCTGGCAGGCGCAGCAGGCGGTTTGGGCGCCATTTTCCGCGCCCCGTTAGGCGGCGCACTGACAGCCGTGGAAGTCATCTACCGCGAGGATTTCGAGGCCGAGGCAATCCTGCCCTCCGTCATGAGTTCCGTTGTGTCCTACTCAATCTTCACGTTCTTCTACGGCACGGAGCCGATCTTCGGCATTCCGCGCTTCTCCTTCCATGACCCCCGCGAACTCATCTTCTACGCCCTGCTCGCCTTTGTCTGCGCTGCGGTCGGCTGGATGTACATAAAGACTTTCCATGTCATCAAATACCACATTTTCTTCCCTGTCCGGGAGAAGGTCGGCATCATCTGGTCCATGGGACTCGGTGGGCTGGCCATGGGCCTGCTCGGCATCGCCTACCCGTACACGGCCACAGACGGTCTGATCACCGGAGGTATCCTGTCCGGTGGGTACGGCTGGCTGGAGCTGGCCATTCTCGGCCAGATTCCTGCGCTGGGCATGTGCTACATCATTATCGGCAAGACCGTGGCCACGTCCATCACCATCGGCTCCGGCATGTCCGGCGGCATGTTCGCTCCGGCACTGTTTGTCGGCGGCATGTCCGGTGGGCTGGTCGGAAAAATCGGCCATGAATATTTCCCGAATATCGTCACGCAACCCGGTGCCTACATCCTTGTCGGTATGGCCGCGTTTTTTGCCGGGGTTGCCAACGCGCCCATCGGCCCGCTCATCATGGTCACGGAATTGACCCAGGGCTATGGCCTGCTCGCACCGCTCATGCTCGCGTCAGCCCTCTGCATCGTGCTCGGACGCAATTTCTCGCTCTACGAGCATCAGGTGGAAAACAAGTTCGACTCACCGGCCCATACCGAAGACGCGACAATCAACGTGCTTGAACAGATGCACGTCTCCGATTTCTACGATCCGCATGATGTCATCGTGCTGGAAGAAGGCACCACGCTCAAGGCGCTGACCGACATCATCGCCAATTCGGACCAGCTATACTTCCCGGTACGCCGATCCGAAGATGGCTGGTATGTGGGCATGATCTCCATCCACAACGTCCGTAACTGGATGTTCGAGGAAGAGCTGCACGATCTGGTCGTGGTGAAGGATCTCATGTCGCGCCCTGTCTATGTACGCCCGGACTATGACCTCTATCAGGCCCTGCTGCGGTTCGTGAACACCGACTACGGACAGATTCCGGTCGTCGCCCAGACCAATACGTCGGACATCATCGGTCTCATCAACCGCGATGACGTGTTCCAGGCATATGCAGAAGCCATTGCCGAAGTGAAAGGTGTGGATATCGAGTCGACCTTCAAGGCCGACTAG
- a CDS encoding bifunctional riboflavin kinase/FAD synthetase, translating into MIVAHTLQDLAHSIAGSCVTIGNFDGVHKGHQKLIEMACVRAKARGLVSVVVTFDPHPLRVLRADKTPPFITLTEQKIELISQYGPQVCLLLKFDMDMARLSPEEFVMKYLVDGLNMKELVIGYDYHLGKGRAGDFETLSQLGEKHGFTVDRLDPVSIDNAIVSSTRIRDLVQAGKVWPVRPLLGRFYQIKGEVVHGMNRGGKLLGFPTANLKLVDELFPKPGVYAIWVEVEGEPYMGVANIGKNPTFGNDALSVEAHLLDFSGDLYGTDIRVHFVQRIRDEKKFNGIDELKERIRTDVELGRQILSQPDAAIKLTRPYLGSGPDAG; encoded by the coding sequence ATGATCGTCGCACACACTTTACAGGATTTAGCACACTCCATTGCCGGCTCATGCGTGACCATCGGCAACTTCGATGGAGTCCATAAAGGGCACCAGAAACTGATCGAAATGGCATGCGTACGCGCCAAGGCGCGCGGCCTCGTCAGCGTGGTGGTCACTTTCGATCCCCACCCACTCCGGGTTCTGCGCGCAGACAAGACGCCGCCCTTCATCACCCTGACAGAACAGAAAATCGAACTCATTTCGCAGTACGGCCCCCAGGTCTGCCTGCTCCTCAAGTTCGACATGGACATGGCCAGACTCTCGCCCGAAGAATTCGTCATGAAATATCTGGTGGACGGACTGAACATGAAAGAGCTGGTCATCGGATACGATTACCACCTCGGCAAGGGACGCGCAGGAGACTTCGAGACCTTGAGCCAGCTCGGGGAAAAACACGGATTCACTGTGGACCGACTGGACCCGGTGTCCATTGACAACGCCATCGTCAGCTCCACCCGCATTCGCGACCTGGTCCAGGCTGGCAAAGTCTGGCCTGTACGCCCGCTGCTTGGACGTTTTTATCAGATCAAGGGCGAAGTGGTGCACGGCATGAACAGGGGCGGCAAGCTCCTCGGTTTCCCCACAGCCAACCTCAAACTGGTGGACGAGCTCTTTCCCAAACCCGGTGTGTACGCCATCTGGGTCGAAGTGGAAGGAGAGCCGTATATGGGGGTCGCCAATATCGGCAAGAACCCCACCTTCGGCAATGACGCCCTGTCTGTTGAAGCCCATCTCCTCGATTTTTCCGGTGATTTATACGGTACAGACATTCGCGTTCACTTTGTCCAACGCATCCGTGACGAAAAGAAATTCAATGGCATCGACGAACTGAAAGAACGCATCCGCACGGATGTGGAACTGGGCCGTCAGATCCTTTCCCAGCCCGACGCAGCCATCAAACTGACCCGCCCTTATCTGGGCTCTGGTCCAGACGCAGGATAA
- a CDS encoding M48 family metallopeptidase: MKRVFTILPALLAALFLVITPALANPFDTEKLTIRQENEMGSNFDIILRSQMPMVGDTYITDYVGEVVARVMTGKRPMPFRVKSAVVSNPLLNAFAIPGGFIYVFTGLIQAVKTESQLAGVIAHELAHVSQRHVASRLEKQKKISLLSTAGVLAGLLLGVAGGGENAAKMGSAIMMGSTGAATAAMLQYSQEDEREADHVGLNSLVKAGYNPEGLPQTFEIMMKNRWFDTSSQMPSYLSTHPGTSERITYLNDRIARMPKTLLDRKDNNERLKKIQVLVRSKMSPAETALAYWNDKPKTEYTPMDYMGLGVTLQRLKRSDDALKAFQKALSLDGEDAIIVREAGIFYFKTGEQKRAFSLLQKAVIKNKRDALALFYLARLQSEAKQYVQAATNMRKVAKLVPEDWEVHYQLGMILGESGDIFGGNLHLAYSAAYSMDLGKARRHYQQAEHLAQSEDQKAELKELDEVIKMRSKIKK, encoded by the coding sequence ATGAAGCGTGTTTTCACCATATTGCCGGCGCTGCTGGCCGCCCTGTTCCTTGTCATCACCCCTGCGCTGGCAAACCCCTTTGATACAGAGAAGTTGACTATCCGTCAGGAAAACGAGATGGGCAGCAACTTCGACATCATTCTCCGCAGCCAGATGCCCATGGTGGGAGATACCTATATTACCGACTATGTGGGCGAGGTCGTGGCACGCGTCATGACCGGCAAACGCCCAATGCCCTTTCGCGTCAAAAGCGCTGTCGTGTCCAACCCACTGCTCAACGCCTTCGCTATTCCGGGCGGTTTCATCTATGTTTTCACCGGCTTGATACAGGCTGTGAAGACCGAATCCCAACTGGCTGGAGTCATCGCGCACGAACTCGCCCATGTCTCTCAACGCCATGTTGCCAGCCGATTGGAAAAACAAAAAAAGATTTCACTCCTTTCCACGGCAGGAGTGCTGGCCGGTCTGCTTCTGGGCGTGGCTGGCGGTGGTGAAAACGCCGCCAAGATGGGGTCCGCGATCATGATGGGATCCACGGGCGCGGCGACTGCGGCGATGCTCCAGTACTCACAGGAAGATGAACGTGAAGCGGACCATGTCGGCCTCAACTCTCTGGTCAAGGCGGGGTACAACCCCGAAGGCCTGCCCCAGACATTTGAAATCATGATGAAGAACAGATGGTTCGACACCAGTTCTCAGATGCCGTCCTACCTCTCCACTCACCCGGGCACCAGCGAGCGTATCACCTATCTCAATGACCGAATCGCGCGCATGCCCAAGACGCTGCTGGACCGCAAGGACAACAATGAGCGACTCAAGAAGATCCAGGTGCTTGTCCGGTCAAAGATGTCTCCCGCAGAGACTGCGCTGGCCTATTGGAATGACAAGCCCAAGACAGAATACACGCCCATGGATTATATGGGACTCGGTGTTACCCTGCAGCGTCTGAAGCGCAGCGATGACGCCCTGAAAGCCTTTCAAAAGGCGCTGAGTCTTGACGGGGAGGATGCGATCATTGTCCGTGAAGCCGGTATTTTCTATTTCAAGACAGGCGAGCAGAAAAGAGCGTTCAGCCTGCTCCAAAAAGCAGTCATCAAGAACAAGCGTGACGCCCTGGCCCTCTTCTACCTGGCTCGACTCCAGTCCGAAGCCAAGCAGTATGTTCAGGCCGCAACCAACATGCGCAAGGTTGCCAAGCTCGTACCGGAGGACTGGGAAGTGCACTATCAACTGGGCATGATCCTTGGAGAATCAGGGGACATATTCGGTGGAAACCTGCACCTGGCCTATTCCGCAGCCTATTCCATGGACCTTGGCAAAGCTCGCCGACATTACCAGCAGGCAGAACATCTGGCCCAATCCGAAGACCAGAAGGCTGAACTCAAGGAACTCGATGAAGTGATCAAAATGCGCTCCAAAATCAAGAAATAG
- the rho gene encoding transcription termination factor Rho, giving the protein MNLTELKLKSMQDLTDLSMEYGVENPSTMRKQELIFSLLQECASQDGQIFGEGVLEILPDGFGFLRSPMYSYMAGPDDIYVSPSQIRRFGLRKGDVVSGQIRPPKEGERYFALLRVSEIGFEDPKHSKNLVLFDNLTPLYPEEQLRLENGDKNYSARIIDLLSPIGKGQRGVIVAPPRTGKTIMLQTIANSINANHPEVDLIVLLIDERPEEVTDMQRTVKAEVVSSTFDEPPQRHVQVADMVIEKAKRLVERKRDVVILLDSITRLGRAYNAVTPSSGRVLSGGIDANALQRPKRFFGAARNIEEGGSLTIISTALIDTGSRMDEVIFEEFKGTGNMEIYLDRHLSDKRVYPAIDINRSGTRKEELLLEEDVLNRVWILRKLLSPMNSIDSMEFLRGKMKGTKNNREFLDSMAR; this is encoded by the coding sequence CTGAACCTAACCGAACTCAAACTCAAGTCCATGCAGGACCTCACTGATTTGTCCATGGAGTACGGGGTGGAAAACCCCTCCACCATGCGCAAGCAGGAGCTCATCTTTTCACTGCTGCAGGAATGCGCCTCTCAGGACGGCCAGATATTTGGCGAAGGCGTTCTCGAAATCCTGCCTGACGGATTCGGATTCCTGCGCTCCCCCATGTACAGCTACATGGCCGGACCGGATGACATCTATGTTTCCCCTTCCCAGATTCGCCGCTTCGGCCTCCGCAAGGGTGACGTCGTTTCTGGCCAGATTCGCCCTCCCAAGGAAGGTGAACGGTATTTCGCATTGCTTCGTGTCTCCGAAATCGGCTTCGAAGACCCCAAGCACTCCAAGAATCTAGTGCTCTTTGACAACCTGACTCCGCTCTACCCCGAAGAACAGCTTCGGCTTGAGAATGGTGACAAGAATTATTCCGCTCGCATCATCGACCTGTTGTCTCCCATCGGTAAAGGCCAGCGCGGTGTCATCGTGGCCCCGCCCCGCACCGGTAAGACAATCATGCTCCAGACCATCGCCAACTCCATCAACGCCAACCACCCCGAGGTGGACCTCATCGTACTGCTCATTGATGAGCGGCCCGAGGAAGTGACGGATATGCAGCGCACAGTCAAGGCCGAGGTCGTCTCCTCCACCTTTGACGAGCCTCCGCAGCGCCACGTGCAGGTAGCGGACATGGTCATTGAAAAAGCCAAGCGTTTGGTGGAACGTAAGCGTGACGTCGTCATCCTGCTCGATTCCATCACCCGGCTGGGCCGCGCATACAACGCCGTGACCCCGTCAAGCGGTCGCGTGCTCTCCGGTGGTATTGACGCCAACGCCCTGCAACGCCCCAAGCGTTTCTTTGGCGCGGCTCGCAACATCGAGGAAGGCGGCTCCCTGACCATTATCTCCACAGCTCTCATCGACACCGGCTCCCGCATGGACGAAGTCATTTTCGAAGAGTTCAAGGGAACCGGCAACATGGAGATTTATCTGGATCGCCACTTGTCCGACAAGCGCGTGTACCCGGCCATTGACATCAACCGCTCCGGCACCCGCAAGGAAGAGCTGCTGCTTGAAGAAGACGTGCTGAACCGCGTCTGGATTCTGCGCAAGCTCCTCTCCCCCATGAACTCCATCGACTCCATGGAATTCCTGCGCGGCAAGATGAAAGGCACCAAGAACAACCGTGAATTCCTGGATTCCATGGCACGGTAG
- a CDS encoding CarD family transcriptional regulator → MFKVNELVVYPSQGVGRVERVESQEIGGVKADFYIVRILSNNVTLMVPVANAENVGLRSVCSKRIGQAIFESLDDRSEFTGYTGQNWNRRYREYSEKLKSGDLSDVAYVLKELFLIGKDKELSFGERRLLEQAMGLVSMELAYSVDRTQEQIKDAINEMFADVIEAQEKKD, encoded by the coding sequence GTGTTCAAGGTAAATGAATTGGTTGTGTATCCCTCCCAGGGTGTCGGCCGCGTCGAACGTGTCGAGTCTCAGGAGATCGGTGGTGTTAAAGCCGATTTTTACATAGTCCGCATCTTGAGCAACAACGTGACCTTGATGGTCCCTGTAGCCAATGCCGAGAATGTGGGGCTTCGCTCCGTGTGCAGCAAGCGCATCGGTCAGGCAATTTTCGAATCTCTTGATGATCGCAGTGAATTTACCGGCTACACGGGTCAAAACTGGAACCGTCGTTACCGCGAATACTCTGAGAAGCTCAAAAGCGGCGATCTGTCAGACGTGGCGTATGTGCTCAAAGAGCTGTTCCTCATAGGCAAGGACAAAGAACTGTCCTTTGGTGAACGCCGTCTGCTCGAACAAGCAATGGGCCTGGTTTCCATGGAACTGGCATACTCTGTTGACCGCACTCAGGAGCAGATTAAAGACGCCATTAACGAAATGTTCGCAGATGTCATTGAAGCTCAGGAGAAAAAAGACTAG
- the pth gene encoding aminoacyl-tRNA hydrolase, protein MEYKSAIIGLGNPGPQYADTRHNIGFMCVDALLALGQERKSMRLEQIEESGDYALWRMKFAGAYRLLAKPMTFMNLSGKAVSKICGRHGLKPDDVMIVHDELDLPVGRMKLKKGGGNNGHNGLESIQDRLGTPGFYRLRLGVGRPTDPHKPISDWVLEPFAPETVNYLPEIIAHALKGLDIMYRRGIGFATQHINSFSLNEEESE, encoded by the coding sequence ATGGAATATAAAAGTGCCATCATAGGTCTGGGCAATCCCGGTCCCCAATACGCAGACACCCGACACAACATCGGGTTCATGTGTGTCGATGCGCTGTTGGCTCTTGGTCAGGAACGCAAATCCATGCGCCTGGAGCAGATAGAGGAATCCGGAGACTATGCGCTGTGGCGGATGAAGTTCGCCGGGGCCTACCGCCTGCTGGCCAAACCCATGACCTTCATGAATCTGAGCGGCAAGGCCGTGTCAAAGATCTGTGGTCGCCATGGGTTGAAACCGGACGATGTCATGATCGTCCATGATGAGCTCGACCTGCCGGTCGGACGAATGAAATTGAAGAAAGGCGGCGGCAACAACGGTCATAACGGCTTGGAATCAATTCAGGATCGACTCGGTACACCGGGATTTTACCGTCTGCGTCTTGGCGTAGGGCGCCCCACCGATCCACACAAACCGATCAGTGACTGGGTTCTGGAACCTTTCGCGCCAGAAACCGTAAACTATCTTCCCGAAATAATCGCTCACGCTCTCAAAGGTCTGGACATCATGTATCGACGTGGCATCGGTTTTGCCACCCAGCATATCAATTCCTTTTCCCTCAATGAAGAAGAATCCGAGTAA
- a CDS encoding 50S ribosomal protein L25 — translation MAELLKLNVEERTQLGKGPNRRLRATGMVPGIYYDAKGVNIPVKVEMVPLQKAYAQLGTAQVFDLVLDRGGKTETMPALLWRVRNEPVKGVPEHVDFFGVDLTQEIKVAVHFELIGESKGVKLGGQIELYRDSIEVICKPMDIPESITIDITELDIMDSIHIEAVTFPEGVSPLFDENYAVVAVNEMRGSEEDEVGDEEEAEVAIVGAKEDEASEAE, via the coding sequence ATGGCAGAACTGCTGAAACTCAACGTTGAAGAACGCACTCAACTGGGCAAAGGCCCTAACCGTCGTCTCCGTGCCACCGGCATGGTCCCCGGAATTTACTACGATGCCAAGGGCGTCAACATCCCGGTCAAGGTCGAAATGGTCCCCCTGCAGAAAGCATACGCCCAGCTCGGCACCGCACAGGTCTTCGACCTGGTTCTGGACCGTGGCGGCAAGACCGAAACCATGCCTGCACTGCTGTGGCGTGTCCGCAACGAGCCTGTCAAAGGCGTGCCCGAGCATGTCGACTTTTTTGGTGTTGACCTGACCCAGGAAATCAAGGTCGCAGTCCACTTCGAACTCATCGGTGAATCCAAGGGCGTCAAGCTTGGCGGCCAGATTGAGCTTTACCGAGACAGCATCGAAGTTATCTGTAAGCCCATGGACATTCCCGAATCCATCACCATCGATATCACCGAACTGGATATCATGGATTCCATTCACATTGAGGCAGTCACCTTCCCCGAAGGCGTCAGCCCGCTGTTCGACGAGAACTACGCAGTCGTTGCTGTCAACGAAATGCGCGGTTCTGAAGAAGATGAAGTCGGTGACGAGGAAGAAGCTGAAGTCGCTATCGTCGGTGCAAAAGAAGACGAAGCAAGCGAAGCCGAATAG
- a CDS encoding ribose-phosphate diphosphokinase: MHGELKIISGSASPKLADAICEHLGTKSSPVLRERFSDGEIRIEIGENVRGDDVFVVQPTCSPVNYHLIELCLMLDALKRASASRVTAVVPYFGYARQDRKVVPRAPISAKMVADLLSTAGMQRLVTIDLHAGQIQGFFNCPVDNLFAAPALMEHLRDRDEDFVIISPDAGGVERARAYAKRLGASLAIVDKRRDAPNQAKAMHIIGDVKDKVAVVIDDMIDTAGTMCAAANVIMDNGAKDVMACATHPVLSGPAIQRLEESAFSEVVVTDTIPLNEQAQACSKIKQRSVASLLAKAINNVHTESSVSVLFV; encoded by the coding sequence ATGCACGGCGAATTGAAGATCATCAGCGGATCTGCAAGCCCCAAACTGGCTGATGCCATTTGTGAACATTTGGGGACCAAGTCTTCCCCGGTCCTGCGCGAACGCTTCTCCGATGGGGAAATCCGCATTGAGATTGGTGAGAACGTCCGCGGCGACGATGTATTCGTTGTGCAGCCCACCTGTTCGCCGGTCAACTACCACCTCATTGAACTCTGCCTGATGCTGGACGCACTCAAACGCGCCAGCGCATCCCGCGTCACCGCCGTGGTGCCGTATTTCGGTTATGCGCGTCAGGACCGCAAGGTCGTCCCCCGCGCTCCCATCTCAGCCAAGATGGTGGCAGACCTGCTCTCCACGGCAGGCATGCAGCGACTGGTGACCATCGACCTGCACGCAGGACAGATTCAGGGCTTCTTCAACTGTCCGGTGGACAACCTGTTCGCCGCCCCCGCCCTGATGGAACATCTGCGTGACCGCGACGAGGATTTCGTCATTATTTCCCCTGATGCAGGTGGCGTGGAACGCGCCCGTGCCTATGCCAAACGCCTCGGCGCATCCTTGGCTATCGTGGACAAACGCCGCGACGCTCCCAATCAGGCCAAGGCCATGCACATCATTGGTGACGTCAAGGACAAGGTCGCCGTGGTTATCGACGATATGATCGACACCGCCGGCACCATGTGCGCCGCTGCCAACGTCATCATGGACAACGGCGCCAAGGACGTCATGGCCTGCGCCACGCACCCGGTCCTGTCCGGCCCCGCCATCCAGCGTCTGGAAGAATCCGCATTCTCCGAGGTGGTTGTCACCGACACCATCCCGCTGAACGAACAGGCCCAGGCCTGTTCCAAGATCAAACAGCGCTCCGTGGCTTCCCTGCTGGCCAAAGCAATCAACAATGTACACACGGAATCGTCCGTGTCCGTACTCTTCGTATAA